One genomic region from Diabrotica undecimpunctata isolate CICGRU chromosome 9, icDiaUnde3, whole genome shotgun sequence encodes:
- the LOC140450689 gene encoding uncharacterized protein, producing MDIEKLIACVQENKCLWNMREKHYHNRDVCRQSWEKVASQLDTSSETAKTKWRGLRDTFRKELSKYPEKRSGDEGGIIKESKWAYFRSMEFLKDQFQKRQLQGNVPRPTQPTSDSEEETHNSPFSFPPDPAEDEPDSHTKTLVSPHNTVDETTPPQAFSAPKKKVAKINNATIVRKLMDFEEEKLRMIKERNSSPRNDDPDYHFLMSLLPYLRKVPDDRKLYVRTKLQQVFCEEEERFGGKYTPQPIHHPTHTFSTYSSTSDSQQDDLTSSFSNVTPDDKHY from the exons ATGGACATTGAAAAATTAATTGCTTGTGTTCAAGAGAACAAGTGTTTGTGGAACATGAGGGAAAAACATTACCACAACAGAGATGTTTGTCGGCAAAGTTGGGAGAAGGTTGCATCACAACTCGACACCAGCA GTGAAACAGCCAAAACTAAGTGGCGAGGTTTGCGGGACACGTTTCGCAAAGAATTGAGCAAGTATCCTGAAAAACGAAGCGGAGACGAAGGAGGAATCATCAAAGAGTCTAAGTGGGCCTATTTTAGAAGCATGGAGTTTTTAAAGGACCAATTTCAAAAAAGACAACTGCAGGGTAATGTCCCGAGACCCACCCAGCCAACATCTGATAGTGAAGAAGAGACCCATAATTCACCTTTTAGTTTTCCCCCTGATCCCGCAGAAGACGAACCAGATTCACATACAAAAACTCTCGTATCACCTCATAACACAGTGGATGAAACAACGCCACCACAAGCATTTTCTGCACCCAAGAAAAAAGTAGCGAAGATAAATAATGCCACTATCGTCAGAAAATTGATGGATTTTGAAGAAGAGAAACTTAGAATGATCAAAGAAAGAAATTCATCTCCACGAAACGACGATCCGGACTATCATTTTCTGATGAGCCTACTACCTTATTTGAGGAAAGTGCCAGATGACAGAAAACTGTACGTGAGGACTAAACTCCAACAAGTTTTTTGCGAAGAGGAGGAAAGATTTGGAGGTAAATATACACCACAACCAATTCACCATCCAACTCATACATTTTCCACTTATTCATCGACGAGTGATAGTCAACAAGATGACCTTACTTCGTCCTTTTCTAATGTAACACCGGACGacaaacattattaa
- the LOC140450690 gene encoding uncharacterized protein, which produces MSVSSCSSTSSDSMSNTIKPNFCKDTILKINTNIGFYLRLPEEVYFLTKQLSESIASPVRDILISLKKIRLNDPYIRLAIDFDVSTSLIGKIFNRTVPLIANRMKQFIFFPSMKQIYDKLPISFRKRYFKTVSVLDCFEIRIEKPSSAKQQSLTWSEYKHCNTIKYLISITPDGLTNYISDGYGGRASDTIIFEDCDFLLNLSPGYSVMADRGFKNISHLLETKGRHLIRPPSVSANTVSSKLEVMEKKRIAALRINVERSTGRLRNISMVAPHACINTKVICMFSLL; this is translated from the coding sequence ATGTCTGTGTCATCATGTAGTAGCACAAGTTCAGATAGCATGTCAAATACAATCAAACCTAACTTTTGTAAAGATACTATACTTAAAATAAATACCAACATCGGTTTTTATTTGCGATTACCAGAAGAAGTATATTTTCTAACGAAACAATTATCTGAAAGCATTGCTTCGCCAGTAAGAgatattttaatttcattaaaaaaaattcgtCTTAACGACCCATATATACGTCTGGCCATTGACTTCGATGTCAGCACAAGTttaataggaaaaatatttaacagAACAGTTCCGTTAATAGCCAACCGCATGAAACAGTTTATTTTTTTTCCGTCGATGAAACAAATTTATGACAAGTTACCCATATCTTTTAGAAAGagatattttaaaactgtcaGTGTATTAGATTGCTTTGAAATACGAATAGAAAAACCTTCGAGTGCCAAGCAACAGTCTTTGACCTGGTCTGAATATAAACATTgtaatacaattaaatatttgatttccATTACACCTGATGGATTAACTAACTACATTTCGGATGGTTATGGTGGAAGGGCCAGTGACACAATAATATTTGAAGATTGTGACTTTTTGTTGAATTTGTCACCGGGATATTCTGTTATGGCTGACAGGGGTTTTAAAAACATATCTCATTTGCTAGAAACTAAAGGTCGCCATCTTATAAGACCTCCAAGCGTTTCTGCAAACACGGTTAGTTCAAAATTGGAAGTAATGGAAAAGAAACGTATAGCAGCGCTACGTATAAATGTTGAGAGATCAACAGGTAGATTAAGAAATATTTCCATGGTAGCCCCTCACGCTTGTATCAATACTAAAGTCATTTGTATGTTTTCATTGTTGTGA